The following coding sequences are from one Magnetovibrio sp. PR-2 window:
- the phnL gene encoding phosphonate C-P lyase system protein PhnL: MTLETKPMISAEGLAKTFVLHNQGSQKIPVFADMDLTINAGECVVLHGPSGAGKSTLMRALYGNYLVNAGSLKVRHMGEWIDLTQAEPQEILSVRKHTMGYVSQFLRAIPRVTSQDIVAEPLVALGEDETLARTRAGELLSRLRVPESLWSLAPATFSGGEQQRVNIARGFIVDYPIMLLDEPTASLDATNRQTVTDMICEATERGAAIVGIFHDEDVREKVCTRLFEVEAQEKAA, translated from the coding sequence ATGACTTTAGAAACCAAACCCATGATCTCAGCCGAAGGCTTAGCGAAAACCTTTGTGTTGCACAATCAAGGCAGCCAAAAAATCCCCGTCTTTGCGGATATGGATTTGACCATCAACGCAGGCGAATGCGTGGTGCTCCACGGCCCATCCGGTGCCGGTAAGTCGACCTTGATGCGCGCCCTTTATGGAAACTACCTGGTCAACGCCGGGTCGTTGAAAGTCCGCCACATGGGTGAGTGGATTGACCTCACCCAAGCCGAACCGCAAGAGATTTTGTCTGTGCGCAAACACACCATGGGCTATGTGTCACAGTTCCTGCGCGCCATCCCGCGTGTGACGTCCCAAGACATCGTGGCCGAACCTCTGGTGGCTTTGGGTGAAGACGAAACCTTGGCCCGCACGCGCGCAGGCGAGCTGTTGAGCCGCTTGCGCGTGCCTGAAAGCCTTTGGTCCTTAGCCCCCGCAACCTTTTCGGGGGGCGAGCAACAACGCGTCAACATCGCACGCGGTTTTATCGTCGATTATCCGATTATGTTGCTGGATGAGCCCACCGCATCGCTGGATGCCACAAATCGGCAAACTGTTACGGATATGATCTGCGAAGCCACTGAGCGCGGCGCCGCCATCGTCGGCATCTTCCACGACGAAGATGTGCGCGAAAAAGTCTGCACCCGTTTGTTTGAAGTCGAAGCCCAGGAGAAAGCCGCATGA
- the phnK gene encoding phosphonate C-P lyase system protein PhnK, whose amino-acid sequence MMDKTPLLSVQDVGKDYGAQIGCTDVSFDLWPGEVLGIVGESGSGKTTLMNCLSAQLKTSRGKVIYDTRVDGPRNIFDMTESERRLLMRTDWGLVRQNPRDGLRLGVSAGANVGERLMAVGARHYGDIRQVASDWLGKVEIDQGRIDNLPSTFSGGMQQRLQIARNLVTEPRLVFMDEPTGGLDVSVQARLLDLLRGLVNRLGLSAIIVTHDLAVARLLAHRLMVMKEGRVVEQGLTDQVLDDPQHPYTQLLVSSILQP is encoded by the coding sequence ATGATGGATAAAACACCACTGCTCAGCGTCCAGGATGTGGGCAAGGACTACGGCGCACAAATTGGCTGCACCGATGTGTCGTTCGATTTGTGGCCGGGCGAAGTGCTCGGCATTGTGGGCGAGTCGGGCTCCGGCAAGACCACGTTGATGAACTGCCTGTCCGCTCAGTTGAAAACGTCACGTGGTAAAGTCATCTATGACACCCGCGTGGACGGTCCCCGCAATATCTTTGATATGACCGAATCTGAACGGCGTTTGCTGATGCGCACTGACTGGGGGTTGGTACGCCAAAACCCACGTGACGGTTTGCGCTTGGGTGTGAGCGCCGGGGCCAATGTGGGCGAGCGCCTGATGGCTGTGGGCGCACGTCACTACGGCGACATCCGCCAAGTGGCGTCCGATTGGTTGGGCAAAGTTGAAATCGACCAAGGCCGCATCGACAACCTGCCGTCGACCTTTTCCGGTGGCATGCAGCAACGTCTACAAATCGCACGCAATCTGGTGACCGAACCGCGCTTGGTGTTCATGGACGAACCCACAGGTGGCTTGGACGTTTCCGTGCAAGCACGTCTGTTGGACTTGCTGCGCGGTCTGGTGAACCGTCTGGGGCTCAGCGCCATCATCGTCACCCACGACTTGGCCGTTGCGCGTCTATTGGCGCACCGCCTGATGGTGATGAAAGAAGGCCGCGTGGTGGAGCAGGGCTTGACCGATCAAGTGTTGGACGACCCGCAACACCCCTACACCCAGCTTCTCGTTTCCTCCATTTTGCAGCCCTAA
- a CDS encoding alpha-D-ribose 1-methylphosphonate 5-phosphate C-P-lyase PhnJ — protein MSQDQTLEGYNFAYLDEQTKRMIRRAILKAVAIPGYQVPFGSREMPLPYGWGTGGIQVTASVIGADDTLKVIDQGADDTTNAVSIRRFFARTTGVKTTEKTREATMIQTRHRIPEKDLKAGQILVYQVPIPEPLRWLEPRETETRKMHALEEYGIMSVKIYEDIARFGRIATSYDYPVVVNDRYLMRPSPIPKFDNPKMHQMPALQLFGAGREKRIYAVPPYTKVKSLDFDDYPFEVQSWEENCALCGAEDSYLDEVITDDKGGRMFVCSDTDYCEDRRADGHLGPLGTPQAAE, from the coding sequence ATGTCTCAAGACCAAACCCTTGAAGGCTATAACTTCGCTTATTTGGACGAGCAGACCAAACGCATGATCCGTCGTGCAATCTTAAAAGCGGTCGCCATTCCCGGCTACCAAGTGCCGTTCGGGTCGCGCGAAATGCCCCTGCCCTACGGTTGGGGTACGGGCGGCATTCAGGTCACGGCGTCCGTCATCGGTGCGGATGACACCTTAAAGGTCATTGACCAAGGGGCCGACGATACCACCAACGCGGTGTCGATCCGGCGCTTTTTCGCGCGTACCACAGGCGTAAAGACCACGGAAAAAACCCGTGAAGCGACCATGATCCAAACCCGCCACCGCATTCCGGAAAAGGATCTCAAAGCAGGTCAAATCCTGGTCTACCAAGTTCCCATCCCCGAACCGCTGCGGTGGCTAGAGCCCCGCGAAACCGAAACGCGCAAGATGCATGCTCTGGAAGAGTACGGCATCATGTCGGTGAAGATTTACGAAGACATCGCGCGCTTTGGCCGCATCGCCACATCTTATGATTATCCCGTGGTGGTGAACGACCGTTACTTGATGCGCCCGTCGCCCATTCCGAAATTCGACAATCCGAAAATGCACCAGATGCCTGCGTTGCAGTTGTTCGGCGCAGGCCGCGAAAAACGCATTTATGCGGTTCCGCCTTACACCAAAGTCAAAAGCTTGGACTTCGACGATTATCCGTTCGAAGTGCAAAGTTGGGAAGAAAACTGCGCGCTCTGCGGTGCTGAAGACAGTTATCTGGACGAAGTCATCACCGATGACAAGGGCGGACGCATGTTTGTGTGTTCCGACACGGATTATTGCGAAGACCGCCGCGCCGATGGGCACTTAGGCCCCCTGGGCACGCCCCAAGCCGCTGAATAA
- a CDS encoding carbon-phosphorus lyase complex subunit PhnI: protein MYVAVKGGEKAIENAHRLLAEERRGETSVPELTVDQIKEQMTLAVDRVMTEGSLYDHNLAALAIKQARGDLMEAIFLLRAFRTTLPRFGESHAINTTEMKARRRISATYKDLPGGQVLGPTFDYTHRLLDFALLAEGEAPLTQEEDSGIDDMPRVTSLLNNEGLIQQELADDDQPVSDLTREPIDFPADRDVRLQNLARGDEGFVLAMGYSSQRGYGNTHPFAGEIRMGEVEVVFEPEELGFPVSIGDITVTECEMINKFDGSKTEPAKFTRGYGLSFGAGERKAMAMALVDRSLRAAELGEEVVGPAQDEEFMMYHSDNVEASGFVQHLKLPHYVDFQGELEMVRNLRKEQEQLLKAGE from the coding sequence ATGTATGTTGCTGTCAAAGGTGGCGAAAAAGCCATCGAAAACGCTCACCGTCTGTTGGCTGAAGAACGCCGGGGTGAGACCTCTGTTCCCGAACTCACGGTCGATCAAATCAAGGAACAAATGACCTTGGCCGTGGATCGGGTGATGACCGAGGGATCGCTCTATGACCACAACTTGGCCGCCTTGGCGATCAAGCAAGCGCGTGGGGATTTGATGGAAGCCATTTTTCTGTTGCGCGCCTTTCGTACCACCTTGCCGCGTTTTGGCGAAAGCCATGCCATCAACACCACCGAGATGAAAGCACGCCGCCGCATCTCCGCCACCTATAAGGACTTGCCCGGTGGACAAGTCTTGGGCCCGACCTTTGACTACACCCATCGTCTGCTGGATTTCGCCTTGTTGGCAGAAGGCGAAGCGCCGCTCACGCAAGAAGAAGACAGCGGCATTGATGATATGCCGCGTGTCACGTCGTTGCTCAACAACGAAGGCTTGATCCAACAAGAGCTTGCCGACGACGATCAACCCGTCAGCGACTTGACCCGCGAACCCATCGACTTTCCGGCGGACCGCGATGTGCGTCTACAAAACTTAGCGCGTGGAGACGAAGGATTTGTGCTCGCCATGGGCTATTCGTCACAACGCGGCTATGGCAACACCCATCCGTTCGCCGGCGAAATTCGTATGGGCGAAGTCGAAGTCGTGTTTGAACCCGAAGAGTTGGGCTTCCCCGTTTCCATCGGCGACATCACCGTGACGGAATGCGAGATGATCAACAAGTTCGACGGATCCAAGACCGAGCCCGCGAAGTTTACTCGCGGCTATGGTTTGAGCTTCGGGGCAGGTGAGCGCAAAGCCATGGCCATGGCCTTGGTGGACCGCTCGCTGCGTGCTGCCGAACTGGGTGAAGAGGTCGTGGGCCCGGCCCAGGACGAAGAGTTCATGATGTATCACTCCGACAATGTTGAGGCGTCGGGCTTTGTACAGCACTTGAAACTGCCGCACTACGTCGACTTTCAAGGCGAGCTGGAAATGGTGCGCAATCTGCGCAAGGAACAAGAGCAACTGCTGAAAGCGGGAGAATAA
- the phnH gene encoding phosphonate C-P lyase system protein PhnH yields the protein MNMQTTNHQPMPGFQNPVHDAGHVFRTVLDAMSHPGKVIELADIPEAPTPLFNTTAAVCLALVDYETPLWVDSVIAESGQAVAHLRFYCGCPMVTNPKEARKALVTSISQVKNLDRFHIGTDERPDTSTTVVVQVGHVISGEGVKLTGPGIETQTHLTVAGGDEDFWQSVHNNTQFFPRGVDLILTTPTEVVCLPRTTQVEF from the coding sequence ATGAACATGCAAACCACCAACCACCAGCCCATGCCCGGTTTCCAAAACCCTGTTCACGACGCAGGGCATGTGTTTCGCACAGTCTTGGATGCCATGTCCCATCCCGGCAAGGTGATCGAGCTGGCCGACATCCCCGAAGCCCCTACCCCATTGTTTAACACCACGGCCGCCGTGTGTTTGGCCTTGGTGGATTATGAAACCCCGCTTTGGGTCGATAGCGTGATTGCCGAAAGCGGCCAGGCCGTCGCTCATCTGCGCTTTTATTGCGGCTGCCCCATGGTCACCAACCCCAAAGAGGCCCGCAAAGCCTTGGTGACGTCCATATCGCAAGTCAAAAACTTAGACCGCTTTCACATCGGCACGGATGAACGCCCGGACACCTCCACAACCGTGGTTGTTCAAGTGGGACACGTGATCTCTGGGGAAGGCGTGAAGCTGACCGGTCCCGGCATTGAGACACAAACGCATTTGACTGTAGCTGGGGGGGATGAAGATTTCTGGCAATCCGTTCACAACAACACACAATTCTTCCCGCGCGGTGTCGATCTGATTTTGACCACACCGACAGAAGTGGTGTGTTTGCCGCGCACGACGCAGGTGGAGTTCTAA
- the phnG gene encoding phosphonate C-P lyase system protein PhnG, translating to MTTENTSNANGAGENVTSFPVSEIKDRQAWMAVLARAHASELETAWQDTADKPDYSLLRAPECGMVMVRARAGGEGQRFNMGEMSVTRCVVTIGEGLQGHAYIAGRDKHHAQLAAVFDALLQDETRRADIENRVLKPVRERLSTEQTQTDRKVAATRVDFFTMVRGH from the coding sequence ATGACGACCGAAAACACGTCGAATGCGAATGGGGCGGGCGAGAACGTTACCTCGTTCCCCGTTTCAGAAATCAAAGACCGTCAAGCGTGGATGGCCGTGTTGGCCCGCGCCCATGCAAGCGAGCTGGAAACAGCTTGGCAAGACACGGCTGACAAGCCTGACTACAGCCTTTTGCGCGCACCCGAATGCGGCATGGTCATGGTCCGCGCACGTGCCGGTGGCGAAGGCCAGCGTTTCAACATGGGTGAAATGTCGGTGACGCGCTGTGTTGTGACGATTGGGGAAGGTCTGCAAGGACATGCCTATATCGCCGGGCGCGACAAACACCATGCACAGTTGGCAGCGGTGTTTGATGCATTGCTGCAAGACGAAACCCGGCGCGCGGACATCGAAAACCGTGTCTTAAAGCCGGTGCGCGAACGCCTCAGCACGGAACAAACACAAACGGACCGCAAGGTCGCAGCGACGCGTGTGGATTTCTTCACCATGGTCCGCGGTCACTAG
- the phnF gene encoding phosphonate metabolism transcriptional regulator PhnF: protein MERGSGVALWRQIYEALRSEIFEGTIKPGDMLPTEKELSDRFGVNRHTVRRAVQALSERGLVVTRQGAGTYVPETVVDYAIKKRTRFSEAVTAQSRVPKSRVLNVDQFKADAHQARMLGVRKGTQLLMVRILGEADGSPLSLGDHHYVASRFPGIEKLITGFGSVSKALAEFGVEDYVREKSYVTAHIPSREEADLLKQPVQRPVLLTENINVTADGEPIEYGRTLFAGDRVQLVFEPKS from the coding sequence ATGGAACGAGGAAGCGGTGTCGCCTTGTGGCGGCAAATTTACGAAGCTCTGCGTAGTGAAATTTTTGAAGGCACGATTAAGCCAGGCGATATGCTGCCAACGGAAAAAGAACTGTCCGATCGTTTCGGCGTCAATCGTCACACGGTGCGCCGTGCCGTGCAGGCGCTGTCTGAACGCGGTCTTGTGGTCACCCGTCAAGGGGCGGGGACGTATGTGCCTGAAACGGTTGTCGATTACGCCATCAAAAAACGCACGCGGTTTTCCGAAGCTGTGACCGCGCAAAGCCGCGTGCCCAAAAGCCGTGTTCTCAACGTGGATCAATTTAAGGCTGACGCCCATCAGGCGCGGATGCTCGGTGTGCGCAAAGGCACGCAGTTGTTGATGGTGCGTATTCTTGGGGAAGCCGACGGCAGCCCGTTGAGCCTTGGCGATCATCATTATGTCGCGTCGCGGTTTCCCGGCATTGAAAAGCTCATTACCGGATTTGGCTCTGTCTCTAAAGCGCTGGCAGAATTTGGCGTCGAGGATTATGTGCGTGAAAAGTCGTATGTCACCGCTCACATTCCGTCTCGGGAAGAAGCAGATCTGTTGAAACAACCCGTGCAGCGCCCCGTGTTGTTAACGGAAAACATCAACGTCACAGCGGACGGTGAGCCCATCGAATATGGGCGCACCTTGTTTGCTGGGGATCGTGTTCAGCTGGTGTTTGAACCGAAGTCTTAA
- the phnE gene encoding phosphonate ABC transporter, permease protein PhnE has translation MSTATTPTQNDVSLPPRDLKRSIGNLVMWGIALGLLMMSWEGADMRPMALYEDAANMASFMEGFFPPNFTEWNLYLDEMWITIQIAIWGTALSIVTAIPFGILSSENVAPWWIYQPIRRLMDAARAINEMVFAMLFVVAVGLGPFAGVLALWIHTTGILAKLFSEAVEAIDPRPVEGVRATGATPMQEVIFGIIPQVLPLWISYSLYRFESNVRSATVLGIVGAGGIGMVLWEAIRGFYYAETAAVMIIIIISVSLLDVISQRLRKMVI, from the coding sequence ATGAGCACAGCAACCACACCGACGCAAAACGACGTGAGCTTGCCGCCGCGTGATTTGAAGCGATCAATCGGCAATTTGGTCATGTGGGGTATCGCGCTGGGGCTCTTGATGATGTCGTGGGAAGGTGCCGATATGCGCCCCATGGCTCTGTACGAAGACGCCGCCAACATGGCGTCTTTCATGGAAGGTTTCTTTCCGCCCAATTTCACCGAATGGAACCTCTATTTGGATGAGATGTGGATCACGATCCAAATCGCCATCTGGGGCACCGCGTTGTCTATTGTGACGGCCATTCCCTTCGGCATTTTGTCTTCTGAAAACGTAGCACCTTGGTGGATTTATCAACCCATCCGCCGTTTGATGGACGCCGCGCGCGCCATCAACGAAATGGTCTTCGCCATGTTGTTCGTTGTGGCGGTGGGCTTAGGCCCTTTTGCCGGTGTGTTGGCGCTTTGGATCCACACCACGGGCATTTTGGCCAAGCTGTTTTCCGAAGCCGTTGAAGCCATCGACCCGCGCCCCGTCGAAGGGGTGCGCGCCACGGGTGCGACGCCCATGCAAGAAGTGATCTTCGGCATCATTCCCCAAGTGCTTCCGCTGTGGATTTCGTATTCGCTCTATCGTTTTGAATCAAACGTCCGCTCGGCGACCGTTTTGGGCATCGTTGGTGCGGGCGGCATCGGCATGGTGCTGTGGGAAGCCATTCGCGGTTTTTATTACGCGGAAACAGCAGCCGTGATGATCATTATCATCATCTCAGTCTCGCTGTTGGACGTCATCTCACAACGCTTGCGCAAGATGGTCATCTGA
- the phnD gene encoding phosphonate ABC transporter substrate-binding protein — protein sequence MMKKTLMAVAATAVMMAGAAKADYKPLEKDPEVINFGIISTESTSNLKDQWIPLMKDMESALGMKVKPFFAPDYAGVIEAMRFGKVHVAWFGNKSGMEAVDRAGGEVFVQTSKADGGQGYYSHIITNVKNTGINKLEDIFKCDKSLNFGIGDPNSTSGFLVPSYYVFAQNGVDPKKCFKTVRNANHETNLMATANEQVHVAANNSEQIGRSKLKAPEAAAKIKVIWTSPLIPSDPMVYRKDMTKELKSKIKGFFLGYGRIGNTEHATKVLHGISDGQGYFMESNNTQLYPIRQLALFKNKLKIENSEALSAAEKKEKVAAIDEQLAELDVLVKHQ from the coding sequence CCGCCGTTATGATGGCCGGTGCTGCCAAGGCTGATTACAAACCGTTGGAAAAAGATCCCGAAGTCATCAACTTCGGCATCATCTCCACCGAGTCCACGTCTAACCTCAAGGACCAATGGATTCCGTTGATGAAAGACATGGAATCCGCATTGGGCATGAAAGTGAAGCCGTTCTTCGCACCTGACTATGCAGGTGTTATCGAAGCCATGCGTTTCGGCAAAGTGCACGTTGCTTGGTTCGGCAACAAATCCGGCATGGAAGCTGTTGACCGCGCCGGTGGCGAAGTCTTCGTTCAAACCTCCAAAGCCGATGGTGGCCAAGGTTACTACTCCCACATCATCACCAACGTCAAAAACACGGGCATCAACAAACTTGAAGACATCTTCAAGTGCGACAAGTCCTTGAATTTCGGCATCGGTGATCCGAACTCCACCTCCGGTTTCTTGGTTCCGTCCTACTACGTGTTTGCTCAAAACGGTGTTGATCCGAAGAAATGCTTCAAAACCGTTCGCAATGCCAACCACGAAACCAACTTGATGGCCACCGCCAACGAACAAGTTCACGTTGCCGCCAACAACTCCGAACAAATCGGTCGCTCCAAGCTGAAAGCTCCGGAAGCTGCTGCAAAGATCAAAGTGATCTGGACGTCTCCGCTGATCCCGTCCGACCCGATGGTATATCGCAAAGACATGACCAAAGAACTGAAGTCCAAAATCAAAGGCTTCTTCTTGGGCTACGGTCGCATCGGTAACACCGAGCACGCCACCAAAGTTCTGCACGGCATTTCCGACGGTCAAGGCTACTTCATGGAAAGCAACAACACCCAGTTGTACCCGATCCGTCAGCTGGCTTTGTTCAAAAACAAGCTGAAAATCGAAAACAGCGAAGCGCTTTCTGCTGCTGAGAAGAAAGAAAAAGTTGCTGCAATTGACGAGCAACTGGCTGAACTGGACGTTTTGGTCAAGCACCAATAA